A single genomic interval of Dromiciops gliroides isolate mDroGli1 chromosome 1, mDroGli1.pri, whole genome shotgun sequence harbors:
- the VPS29 gene encoding vacuolar protein sorting-associated protein 29 isoform X1, producing the protein MLLFHTLTPNKLVLVLGDLHIPHRCNSLPAKFKKLLVPGKIQHILCTGNLCTKESYDYLKTLAGDVHIVRGDFDENLNYPEQKVVTVGQFKIGLIHGHQVIPWGDMASLALLQRQFDVDILISGHTHKFEAFEHENKFYINPGSATGAYNALETNIIPSFVLMDIQASTVVTYVYQLIGDDVKVERIEYKKS; encoded by the exons ATGTTATTATTTCACACCCTGACACCTAACAAGTTGGTGTTAGTATTAGGAGACCTGCACATCCCCCACCGATGTAACAGTCTGCCAGCTAAGTTCAAAAAACTGCTGGTACCCGGAAAAATCCAGCACATTCTCTGCACTGGAAACCTTTGCACCAAAGAAAGTTATGACTACCTAAAGACTCTAGCTGGAGATGTTCACATTGTTAGAGGAGACTTTGATGAG aATCTGAATTATCCAGAACAGAAGGTGGTGACTGTTGGGCAGTTCAAAATTGGTTTGATCCATGGACATCAAGTAATTCCATGGGGCGATATGGCCAGCTTAGCATTGCTACAAAGGCAGTTTGATGTGGACATTCTCATTtcaggacacacacacaaatttgagGCCTTTGAACATGAAAATAAATTCTACATTAATCCAGGATCTGCCACTGGAGCATATAATGCTCTGGAAAC aaACATCATTCCTTCATTTGTATTGATGGATATCCAGGCTTCTACAGTTGTCACTTATGTCTATCAGCTAATTGGAGATGATGTGAAAGTAGAACGAATTGAATATAAAAAATCCTAA
- the VPS29 gene encoding vacuolar protein sorting-associated protein 29 isoform X2: MAGHRLVLVLGDLHIPHRCNSLPAKFKKLLVPGKIQHILCTGNLCTKESYDYLKTLAGDVHIVRGDFDENLNYPEQKVVTVGQFKIGLIHGHQVIPWGDMASLALLQRQFDVDILISGHTHKFEAFEHENKFYINPGSATGAYNALETNIIPSFVLMDIQASTVVTYVYQLIGDDVKVERIEYKKS; the protein is encoded by the exons TTGGTGTTAGTATTAGGAGACCTGCACATCCCCCACCGATGTAACAGTCTGCCAGCTAAGTTCAAAAAACTGCTGGTACCCGGAAAAATCCAGCACATTCTCTGCACTGGAAACCTTTGCACCAAAGAAAGTTATGACTACCTAAAGACTCTAGCTGGAGATGTTCACATTGTTAGAGGAGACTTTGATGAG aATCTGAATTATCCAGAACAGAAGGTGGTGACTGTTGGGCAGTTCAAAATTGGTTTGATCCATGGACATCAAGTAATTCCATGGGGCGATATGGCCAGCTTAGCATTGCTACAAAGGCAGTTTGATGTGGACATTCTCATTtcaggacacacacacaaatttgagGCCTTTGAACATGAAAATAAATTCTACATTAATCCAGGATCTGCCACTGGAGCATATAATGCTCTGGAAAC aaACATCATTCCTTCATTTGTATTGATGGATATCCAGGCTTCTACAGTTGTCACTTATGTCTATCAGCTAATTGGAGATGATGTGAAAGTAGAACGAATTGAATATAAAAAATCCTAA
- the VPS29 gene encoding vacuolar protein sorting-associated protein 29 isoform X3: protein MLVLVLGDLHIPHRCNSLPAKFKKLLVPGKIQHILCTGNLCTKESYDYLKTLAGDVHIVRGDFDENLNYPEQKVVTVGQFKIGLIHGHQVIPWGDMASLALLQRQFDVDILISGHTHKFEAFEHENKFYINPGSATGAYNALETNIIPSFVLMDIQASTVVTYVYQLIGDDVKVERIEYKKS, encoded by the exons TTGGTGTTAGTATTAGGAGACCTGCACATCCCCCACCGATGTAACAGTCTGCCAGCTAAGTTCAAAAAACTGCTGGTACCCGGAAAAATCCAGCACATTCTCTGCACTGGAAACCTTTGCACCAAAGAAAGTTATGACTACCTAAAGACTCTAGCTGGAGATGTTCACATTGTTAGAGGAGACTTTGATGAG aATCTGAATTATCCAGAACAGAAGGTGGTGACTGTTGGGCAGTTCAAAATTGGTTTGATCCATGGACATCAAGTAATTCCATGGGGCGATATGGCCAGCTTAGCATTGCTACAAAGGCAGTTTGATGTGGACATTCTCATTtcaggacacacacacaaatttgagGCCTTTGAACATGAAAATAAATTCTACATTAATCCAGGATCTGCCACTGGAGCATATAATGCTCTGGAAAC aaACATCATTCCTTCATTTGTATTGATGGATATCCAGGCTTCTACAGTTGTCACTTATGTCTATCAGCTAATTGGAGATGATGTGAAAGTAGAACGAATTGAATATAAAAAATCCTAA
- the FAM216A gene encoding protein FAM216A isoform X2, with translation MARSAGHPCYQNPECPDRIEEQKIEPHIARLRELWTTPQLQTVHIPKSMNAPFLKHPEFTTGQKRYLCSITKIYNTDSLKTLMKRQYMHMIQHDTQKPGISTHHRSQISPRYSQKQHSPCTTWRHQLERLDSLHSSIIATPSTETQAIQHSLWQPGRNKEGLKCGPLPKARCKSLKIFPRPIKAFRYPAFTNDCDSCMSEEKRDEDLLNKCMQSMSIEEQGENLM, from the exons aTCAGCTGGGCATCCTTGTTACCAGAATCCAGAATGTCCGG ATAGAATTGAAGAACAAAAAATAGAACCACATATAGCCAGGCTGCGGGAGTTATGGACCACACCTCAGCTCCAAACTGTTCACATTCCTAAATCGATGAATGCACCATTTCTCAAG CATCCAGAATTCACGACAGGTCAAAAGCGCTATCTCTGCAGCATCACCAAGATCTATAACACAGATTCATTGAAGACACTGATGAAGAGACAGTACATGCACATGATTCAGCATGACACACAAAAGCCAG GTATCTCTACCCATCACAGAAGCCAGATCAGTCCACGCTATTCCCAGAAGCAGCATTCTCCTTGCACCACATGGAGACACCAGCTGGAAAGGTTGGACTCACTGCATTCTAGCATCATAGCTACACCATCAACTGAAACACAGGCCATACAGCATTCTCTCTGGCAACCAGGGAGGAACAAAGAAGG GTTAAAATGTGGCCCTCTACCTAAAGCAAGATGTAAGTCACTAAAGATTTTTCCAAGACCCATCAAAGCTTTCAGATACCCAG cTTTCACAAATGATTGTGACTCATGCATGagtgaagaaaaaagagatgaagatTTATTAAATAAGTGTATGCAGTCAATGTCGATAGAAGAACAAGGGGAAAATCTGATGTGA